A part of Acidimicrobiales bacterium genomic DNA contains:
- a CDS encoding FtsX-like permease family protein → MAGARARRVRLWVRWSLRDLRRRWVLVAAIALIIAIGTGAYAGLGSTAEWRYRSNDASYAALDAHELKVSLAEGSVVPAGDLLGVVGSIADPDRVAVAEERLVLPTQLDASTGDEAILVPGRLVGVDVVDGGPHVDLIEVEGGRGLDQADDGRPVALVEAKFADTHDLPLPLSIELTGGSAGASALEAVGWAITPEYFLVLGSSRELLSAGNYAIVFVPLATAQEITGNPDGVNDLVLRATPGTDVDALAADVERAFASRLPDAGATVLTIADDEGRRILYDDIANDQRFWNVFAFLILAGAAVAAFNLISRIVESQRREIGVGMALGARRASLAIRPMLVGVEVALLGVVLGVVVGYLLTQAMKQLFVSLLPMPVWITTFQPDVFLQAALIGLLLPVLATVYPVWRAVRVPPVAAIRTGHLATRGPSRLLRRIRVPGGSLAQMPVRNVLRSPRRTLLTALGIGAAITVMVATFGTIDSFVFTLDTAETELLGGRPDRLIVVLDSYQPVDSPTVRAVTGSPAAADAQTILDVGALLTNDRGDELEALVEVLPLSGDGWQPRIVDAVDPADLGGRAGIILAEKAARDLGVEPGDVVTLRHPRREGLGIRVVDDPVVVAGLHPLPLRPYAFMDTAAASLFGAEGVANAVQLEPAPGSTPDDTLRALFGLPGVSSVRSVASTADYLQDSMDQIIAVMQLAAALVLLLALLIAFNATSISVDERVREHATMFAFGVRVRTVVGMSMTEGLATGLLGTAFGLLLGTLVMRWVVYGLTGDTMPDLGVIAHLTPVTIATAVVLGVLAVAVAPLLTIRKLRRTDLPSALRVVE, encoded by the coding sequence ATGGCCGGTGCGCGCGCGCGCCGCGTTCGCCTCTGGGTCCGCTGGTCGCTCCGCGACCTGCGGCGGCGCTGGGTGCTGGTGGCCGCCATCGCCCTGATCATCGCCATCGGAACCGGCGCCTACGCCGGGCTGGGCAGCACCGCCGAGTGGCGGTACCGGTCGAACGACGCCAGCTACGCCGCCCTCGACGCCCACGAGCTGAAGGTGAGCCTGGCCGAGGGCAGCGTGGTGCCGGCCGGCGACCTGCTCGGGGTGGTCGGGTCGATCGCCGACCCGGACCGGGTGGCGGTGGCCGAGGAGCGCCTGGTCCTCCCCACCCAGCTCGACGCCTCCACCGGCGACGAGGCGATCCTCGTGCCCGGCCGCCTCGTCGGGGTCGACGTGGTCGACGGGGGCCCACACGTCGACCTGATCGAGGTGGAGGGGGGTCGGGGGCTCGACCAGGCCGACGACGGCCGGCCGGTCGCGCTGGTCGAGGCCAAGTTCGCCGACACCCACGACCTCCCCCTGCCCCTCTCGATCGAGCTCACCGGCGGCAGCGCCGGGGCCAGCGCGCTCGAGGCAGTCGGGTGGGCGATCACGCCCGAGTACTTCCTCGTGCTGGGGTCGAGCCGGGAGCTCCTCTCGGCCGGCAACTACGCCATCGTGTTCGTCCCGCTGGCCACGGCCCAGGAGATCACCGGGAACCCCGACGGGGTCAACGACCTCGTGCTGCGGGCCACCCCGGGCACCGACGTCGATGCCCTGGCGGCCGACGTCGAGCGCGCCTTCGCGTCGCGACTGCCGGACGCCGGCGCCACGGTGCTCACGATCGCCGACGACGAGGGGCGCCGGATCCTCTACGACGACATCGCCAACGACCAGCGGTTCTGGAACGTCTTCGCCTTCCTGATCCTGGCCGGCGCGGCTGTCGCCGCCTTCAACCTGATCAGCCGGATCGTCGAGTCCCAGCGGCGGGAGATCGGCGTGGGCATGGCGTTGGGCGCCCGCCGGGCGAGCCTGGCCATCCGGCCGATGCTCGTGGGCGTGGAGGTGGCCCTGCTCGGCGTGGTGCTGGGGGTGGTGGTGGGCTACCTGCTCACCCAGGCGATGAAGCAGCTCTTCGTCAGCCTGCTCCCGATGCCCGTGTGGATCACGACGTTCCAGCCGGACGTGTTCCTCCAGGCCGCGCTCATCGGCCTGCTCCTGCCCGTGCTGGCCACCGTCTACCCGGTGTGGCGGGCCGTGCGCGTGCCGCCCGTGGCCGCCATCCGCACCGGCCATCTCGCCACGCGGGGCCCGTCCCGGCTGCTGCGGCGCATCCGGGTGCCCGGCGGCAGCCTGGCCCAGATGCCGGTCCGCAACGTGCTGCGGTCGCCCCGGCGGACGCTGCTCACCGCCCTCGGCATCGGCGCGGCCATCACCGTGATGGTGGCCACCTTCGGGACCATCGACTCGTTCGTGTTCACCCTGGACACGGCCGAGACCGAGCTGCTGGGCGGGCGGCCCGACCGCCTCATCGTGGTGCTCGACAGCTACCAGCCGGTCGACTCGCCCACGGTCCGGGCGGTCACCGGCTCCCCTGCGGCGGCGGACGCCCAGACGATCCTCGACGTGGGGGCGCTGCTCACCAACGACCGCGGCGACGAGCTGGAGGCCCTGGTCGAGGTGCTCCCGCTGTCGGGCGACGGCTGGCAGCCGCGGATCGTCGACGCGGTCGATCCCGCCGACCTCGGCGGGCGGGCCGGCATCATCCTGGCCGAGAAGGCGGCCCGCGACCTCGGCGTCGAACCCGGCGACGTCGTCACCCTGCGCCATCCGAGGCGCGAGGGTCTCGGCATCCGGGTCGTCGACGACCCGGTCGTGGTCGCCGGCCTCCACCCGCTGCCCTTGCGGCCCTACGCCTTCATGGACACCGCCGCCGCCAGCCTGTTCGGCGCCGAGGGCGTGGCCAACGCCGTCCAGCTGGAGCCCGCGCCGGGATCGACGCCCGACGACACCCTCCGGGCCCTGTTCGGCCTGCCGGGAGTGAGCAGCGTGCGGTCGGTCGCCTCCACCGCCGACTACCTGCAGGACTCCATGGACCAGATCATCGCCGTGATGCAGCTGGCGGCCGCGCTCGTCCTCCTGCTCGCGCTGCTCATCGCCTTCAACGCCACGAGCATCAGCGTGGACGAGCGGGTCCGAGAGCACGCCACGATGTTCGCCTTCGGCGTGCGGGTCCGCACCGTGGTGGGCATGTCGATGACCGAGGGCCTCGCCACGGGCCTGCTGGGCACCGCCTTCGGGCTGCTGCTCGGCACGCTCGTGATGCGCTGGGTCGTCTACGGCCTCACCGGCGACACCATGCCCGATCTCGGCGTGATCGCCCACCTGACGCCCGTCACCATCGCCACCGCCGTCGTCCTCGGCGTGTTGGCCGTGGCCGTGGCGCCCCTGCTCACGATCCGCAAGCTGCGCCGCACCGACCTGCCCTCCGCGCTGCGCGTCGTCGAGTAG
- a CDS encoding 2,3,4,5-tetrahydropyridine-2,6-dicarboxylate N-succinyltransferase — MADLQSQLEELWQHRNELEPGDRHASALVHEAIDLLDNGAARVAEVVAGRVVVHEWLKLAILLLFRVSKMKTTELGPFEFADKIPLKSGFKKAGVRVVPGASARYGSFLDRGVILMPSYVNIGARVGAGTMVDTWATVGSCAQVGANVHLSGGVGIGGVLEPPQAAPVIVEDDAFVGSRSMVVEGARVGRGSVLGAGCILSGSVPVIDATTGDELSRGVVPPNTVAVTATRPRDFPGGQYGLPCVLVIRHLHEGERHDKAQLEAVLREHGATT, encoded by the coding sequence ATGGCCGACCTCCAGTCGCAGCTCGAGGAGCTCTGGCAGCACCGCAACGAGCTCGAACCGGGCGACAGGCACGCGTCCGCCCTCGTCCACGAAGCCATCGACCTGCTCGACAACGGCGCGGCCCGGGTCGCCGAGGTCGTGGCCGGCCGGGTGGTCGTGCACGAGTGGCTGAAGCTGGCGATCCTGCTGCTGTTCCGGGTGTCGAAGATGAAGACCACCGAGCTCGGGCCGTTCGAGTTCGCCGACAAGATCCCCCTCAAGTCCGGCTTCAAGAAGGCGGGCGTGCGGGTGGTGCCGGGTGCGTCGGCGCGCTACGGCTCGTTCCTCGACCGGGGGGTCATCCTCATGCCGAGCTACGTGAACATCGGCGCGCGCGTCGGGGCCGGCACCATGGTCGACACCTGGGCCACCGTGGGCTCCTGCGCCCAGGTCGGCGCCAACGTGCACCTGTCCGGCGGCGTGGGCATCGGCGGCGTGCTGGAGCCCCCGCAGGCCGCGCCCGTGATCGTCGAGGACGACGCCTTCGTCGGGAGCCGGAGCATGGTGGTCGAGGGCGCTCGGGTCGGGCGGGGCAGCGTGCTCGGCGCCGGCTGCATCCTGTCGGGCTCGGTGCCCGTGATCGACGCGACCACCGGCGACGAGCTCAGCCGCGGGGTGGTGCCCCCCAACACCGTCGCCGTCACCGCCACCCGGCCCCGCGACTTCCCGGGCGGGCAGTACGGTCTGCCTTGCGTGCTGGTGATCCGGCATCTGCACGAGGGGGAGCGCCACGACAAGGCGCAGCTGGAGGCCGTCCTGCGCGAGCACGGCGCCACCACCTGA
- a CDS encoding peroxiredoxin, translating to MAIEAGRQAPDFELKDQDGNTVTLSGFRGDKAVVLVFYPFTFTSVCEGELCQLRDDLSRYESAGVQVLAVSCDSRFAQKVWAEQQGYTFPVLADNWPHGAVAQAYGVFNEALGCANRGTFVIDSSGTIVDVFESPNLGTARDKAAYEAALAKLG from the coding sequence ATGGCGATCGAGGCCGGTCGGCAAGCCCCCGATTTCGAGCTGAAGGACCAGGACGGCAACACCGTCACGCTGTCGGGCTTCCGCGGCGACAAGGCGGTGGTGCTGGTGTTCTACCCCTTCACCTTCACGTCGGTGTGCGAGGGGGAGCTGTGCCAGCTCCGCGACGACCTGTCCCGGTACGAGTCCGCGGGGGTGCAGGTGCTGGCCGTGTCGTGTGACAGCCGCTTCGCCCAGAAGGTGTGGGCCGAGCAGCAGGGCTACACCTTCCCGGTGCTGGCCGACAACTGGCCCCACGGTGCGGTGGCACAGGCGTACGGGGTGTTCAACGAGGCCCTCGGCTGTGCCAACCGGGGCACGTTCGTGATCGACTCGAGCGGCACGATCGTCGACGTGTTCGAGTCGCCGAACCTCGGCACCGCTCGCGACAAGGCCGCCTACGAGGCGGCACTGGCCAAGCTGGGCTGA
- a CDS encoding acetyl-CoA hydrolase/transferase family protein, with protein sequence MTRIHAIRATSPDDVLSHIGDGADIVIPLANGEPVALMDAIEAHADRLHGVRVHQMHALHDRPYLHGTCGDQLRYVAYFLSPITRVAFQEGGCELVPCHFSEVPQILRESTRDPLVLAATSPMDRHGYFSLGTNADYTSSFIGHARFFLEVNPNMPRTFGRNQVHVSQAIGYYEADYPLVEVPPPKVTDTDVRIAEFVAERIPDGATLQAGIGAIPNAIMSLLDDHHDLGIHTELLSDGIITLVERGVVTGVKKRLNTNKIIATFCLGTKVLYDFLHENPAVELWPVDYVNDPRVIAREPNFVSINATLEVDLLGQCASETIEGRYYSGSGGQADFARGAMFARQGQGFLVLHATTADESRSRIRAQFAPGTVVTTLKNTVDKIVTEYGVAELKGRAISQRARELVRVAHPKFRDELTYEARQLGYL encoded by the coding sequence ATGACACGGATCCACGCCATCCGTGCGACGAGCCCCGACGACGTCCTGAGCCACATCGGCGACGGCGCCGACATCGTCATCCCGCTCGCCAACGGCGAGCCGGTGGCCCTCATGGACGCGATCGAGGCCCACGCAGACCGGCTCCACGGGGTGCGGGTCCACCAGATGCACGCCCTGCACGACCGGCCCTACCTGCACGGCACGTGCGGCGACCAGCTCCGCTACGTGGCGTACTTCCTCTCTCCCATCACGCGGGTGGCGTTCCAGGAGGGCGGCTGCGAGCTGGTGCCCTGCCACTTCAGCGAGGTCCCCCAGATCCTCCGCGAGAGCACCCGCGACCCGCTGGTGCTGGCCGCGACGTCGCCGATGGACCGCCACGGGTACTTCTCGCTGGGCACGAACGCCGACTACACGTCCAGCTTCATCGGGCACGCCCGGTTCTTCCTCGAGGTGAACCCGAACATGCCGCGCACCTTCGGGCGCAACCAGGTGCACGTGAGCCAGGCGATCGGGTACTACGAGGCCGACTACCCGCTGGTCGAGGTGCCGCCCCCGAAGGTGACCGACACCGACGTGCGGATCGCCGAGTTCGTCGCCGAGCGCATCCCCGACGGGGCCACCCTGCAGGCCGGCATCGGCGCCATCCCGAACGCCATCATGTCGCTGCTCGACGACCACCACGACCTCGGCATCCACACCGAGCTGCTGTCGGACGGCATCATCACCCTCGTCGAGCGCGGCGTGGTCACGGGCGTGAAGAAGCGCCTGAACACCAACAAGATCATCGCGACGTTCTGCCTCGGCACGAAGGTGCTCTACGACTTCCTCCACGAGAACCCCGCGGTCGAGCTGTGGCCCGTCGACTACGTGAACGACCCCCGGGTGATCGCCCGCGAGCCCAACTTCGTGTCGATCAACGCCACCCTCGAGGTCGACCTGCTCGGGCAGTGCGCGTCGGAGACGATCGAGGGCCGCTACTACTCGGGCTCGGGTGGGCAGGCCGACTTCGCCCGCGGGGCCATGTTCGCCCGGCAGGGCCAGGGGTTCCTGGTGCTGCACGCCACCACCGCCGACGAGTCGCGATCGCGCATCCGCGCCCAGTTCGCGCCGGGCACGGTGGTCACCACGCTCAAGAACACGGTCGACAAGATCGTGACCGAGTACGGCGTGGCCGAGCTGAAGGGGCGGGCCATCTCCCAGCGGGCCCGGGAACTGGTGCGCGTCGCCCACCCCAAGTTCCGCGACGAGCTCACCTACGAGGCCCGCCAGCTCGGCTACCTCTGA
- the lexA gene encoding transcriptional repressor LexA — translation MTEQHLTARQREIIEVIDRHMREHGYPPSVREIGDEVGLTSPSTVHSHLATLQRLGYLRRDPTKPRAIEVRYDPSSGGAVERRPVRHVPLVGDVAAGSDVLAQENVEELLPLPEDFTGDGDLFMLRVRGDSMVDVGILDGDFVVVRQQDEARSGQIVVAGIPGEEATVKTFTRKGGKVVLVPANERLSPMVYDPADVTIFGRVVSVLRRL, via the coding sequence ATGACCGAGCAGCACCTCACCGCCCGCCAGCGGGAGATCATCGAGGTCATCGATCGCCACATGCGCGAGCACGGCTACCCGCCTTCGGTGCGCGAGATCGGCGACGAGGTCGGCCTCACCTCCCCCTCCACCGTGCACAGCCACCTGGCCACGCTCCAGCGGCTGGGCTACCTCCGGCGCGACCCCACCAAGCCGCGCGCCATCGAGGTTCGCTACGACCCGTCGTCGGGGGGCGCGGTGGAGCGCCGGCCGGTGCGCCACGTGCCCCTCGTGGGCGACGTGGCCGCCGGCAGCGACGTGCTGGCCCAGGAGAACGTCGAGGAGCTGCTGCCCCTCCCCGAGGACTTCACCGGCGACGGCGACCTGTTCATGCTGCGCGTCCGCGGCGACTCGATGGTCGACGTCGGCATCCTCGACGGCGACTTCGTCGTCGTCCGCCAGCAGGACGAGGCCCGCAGCGGCCAGATCGTGGTGGCCGGGATCCCGGGCGAGGAGGCCACCGTCAAGACCTTCACCCGCAAGGGCGGCAAGGTCGTGCTGGTGCCGGCCAACGAGCGCCTGTCGCCGATGGTCTACGACCCGGCCGACGTCACCATCTTCGGCCGGGTCGTGAGCGTGCTGCGGCGCCTCTGA
- a CDS encoding dihydrofolate reductase family protein: MLRRAAPTTPLEAADAYADPARGPHDGRPWVLVNMVASLDGASAVAGRSGGLGGPADRAVFRALRSLADVVLVGAGTANAEGYRPARPGPDGRRPRLAVVSGRLSVDWSLPMFTDDPLPYLVTTDGAAVPNAAPVEVIRAGATGVDCSLALAALLDRGVGIVLCEGGPTLNGQLAAAGLVDEWCITVAPLVAGGDAPRVVRGPPIDPPVALRLDQVLDADGVLFLRYLAP, translated from the coding sequence GTGCTGCGGCGAGCGGCGCCGACGACGCCCCTGGAGGCGGCCGACGCCTACGCCGACCCGGCGCGGGGCCCGCACGACGGGCGCCCGTGGGTCCTGGTGAACATGGTCGCCAGCCTCGACGGTGCCAGCGCCGTGGCCGGGCGGTCGGGCGGGCTGGGCGGTCCGGCCGACCGCGCCGTGTTCCGCGCCCTGCGGTCGCTCGCCGACGTCGTGCTCGTGGGCGCGGGCACCGCCAACGCCGAGGGGTACCGCCCGGCCCGGCCCGGCCCCGACGGCCGGCGCCCCCGGCTCGCCGTGGTGAGCGGCCGCCTGTCGGTGGACTGGTCGCTCCCGATGTTCACCGACGACCCCCTTCCCTACCTCGTCACCACCGACGGAGCGGCCGTGCCGAACGCCGCGCCGGTCGAGGTGATCCGAGCCGGCGCGACCGGCGTCGACTGCTCCCTGGCCCTGGCCGCGCTGCTCGACCGGGGCGTCGGGATCGTGCTCTGCGAGGGGGGCCCCACGCTCAACGGGCAGCTGGCGGCGGCCGGCCTGGTCGACGAGTGGTGCATCACCGTGGCCCCGCTGGTGGCCGGGGGCGACGCGCCGCGCGTCGTGCGCGGGCCCCCCATCGACCCGCCGGTGGCCCTGCGGCTCGACCAGGTGCTCGACGCCGACGGCGTCCTGTTCCTCCGCTACCTCGCGCCCTAG
- a CDS encoding SDR family NAD(P)-dependent oxidoreductase, translated as MDSLVGKTAVITGAASGMGRAFATRFAAAGMKVALADVEEPTLRQAVTELEAGGATAIGVVTDVSEGAAMDALAQRARDELGGAHVVCLNAGVGGPMVPLPHLTEHDWAWTLGVNLWGVIHGVRAFLPSLLEQDEGHLVMTASVAGLVGGVGGPYAVSKFGVVALAEAVYWHLQDTGSNVGVTVLCPGLVATRIMESERNRPERLIGTSSWEPTPDDELRLQVFKELIQAAKPPAEVADLVHDAVLENRFYLYTDDAFVPVIRARHRFVEEGRNPQRADLLGLLADEG; from the coding sequence CACCAGGTTCGCGGCGGCCGGCATGAAGGTCGCCCTGGCCGACGTCGAGGAGCCGACCCTGCGGCAGGCGGTGACCGAGCTGGAGGCCGGCGGGGCCACCGCCATCGGCGTGGTCACCGACGTGTCCGAGGGTGCCGCCATGGACGCCCTCGCCCAGCGGGCCCGTGACGAGCTCGGCGGTGCGCACGTGGTGTGCCTGAACGCCGGGGTGGGCGGCCCGATGGTGCCCCTGCCGCACCTCACCGAGCACGACTGGGCCTGGACCCTGGGCGTGAACCTGTGGGGTGTCATCCACGGGGTGCGGGCCTTCCTCCCGTCGTTGCTCGAGCAGGACGAGGGTCACCTGGTGATGACCGCCTCGGTGGCGGGGCTGGTGGGCGGCGTGGGCGGGCCCTACGCCGTCTCCAAGTTCGGCGTGGTCGCGCTGGCCGAGGCGGTGTACTGGCACCTGCAGGACACCGGCTCCAACGTCGGCGTCACGGTGCTGTGCCCCGGGCTGGTGGCGACCCGCATCATGGAGTCGGAGCGCAACCGCCCGGAGCGGCTCATCGGCACCAGCTCGTGGGAACCGACGCCCGACGACGAGCTGCGCCTCCAGGTGTTCAAAGAGCTCATCCAGGCGGCCAAGCCGCCCGCCGAGGTGGCCGACCTGGTGCACGACGCCGTGCTCGAGAACCGCTTCTACCTGTACACCGACGACGCCTTCGTGCCGGTCATCCGCGCACGCCACCGCTTCGTCGAGGAGGGTCGCAACCCCCAGCGGGCCGACCTCCTGGGGCTGCTCGCCGACGAGGGCTGA
- a CDS encoding succinyl-diaminopimelate desuccinylase, whose translation MLELTAELVDIPSPSHHEGAIADHLEARLRRAPWLTLERVGDNLVARTRLGRPLRLVLAGHTDTVPANGNERARVDGEVLWGLGSSDMKSGLAVMLELATTLADPAIDVTYVFYVAEEVEARFNGLGILAAERPDLLAGDAALLGEPTGGALEAGCQGSLRLALTLTGARAHSARPWTGRNAVHRLAPVLGRLQAYEERRPVIHGCEFREALQAVGVEGGVAGNVVPDRVRLTLNHRFAPDRSAADAEAHVREALRLAEVLEDGDSLEVVDVAAGAPPSLDHPLLAELVRRNRLVVRAKLGWTDVARFAALGVPAANLGPGDPTLAHTAGERVERAAIERVHGALAELLTSGA comes from the coding sequence CTGCTCGAGCTCACCGCCGAGCTCGTCGACATCCCCTCGCCGTCGCACCACGAGGGCGCCATCGCCGACCACCTCGAGGCCCGGCTGCGGCGGGCGCCGTGGCTCACGCTCGAGCGCGTGGGCGACAACCTGGTCGCCCGGACGCGCCTCGGTCGCCCGCTGCGCCTCGTCCTCGCCGGCCACACCGACACGGTCCCGGCCAACGGCAACGAGCGGGCGCGGGTCGACGGCGAGGTGCTCTGGGGGCTGGGCTCGTCCGACATGAAGAGCGGCCTGGCGGTGATGCTCGAGCTGGCCACCACCCTGGCCGATCCCGCAATCGACGTCACCTACGTCTTCTACGTGGCCGAGGAGGTGGAGGCCCGCTTCAACGGGCTCGGCATCCTGGCCGCCGAGCGTCCCGACCTGCTGGCGGGGGACGCGGCCCTGCTGGGCGAGCCCACCGGGGGCGCGCTGGAGGCGGGCTGCCAGGGCAGCCTGCGCCTGGCCCTCACCCTCACGGGGGCGCGCGCCCACAGCGCCCGGCCGTGGACGGGGCGCAACGCCGTGCACCGCCTGGCCCCGGTGCTGGGACGCCTGCAGGCCTACGAGGAGCGCCGGCCGGTGATCCACGGCTGTGAGTTCCGTGAGGCCCTGCAGGCCGTCGGCGTCGAGGGAGGGGTCGCCGGCAACGTCGTGCCCGATCGGGTGCGGCTCACCCTCAACCACCGCTTCGCGCCAGACCGGTCGGCGGCCGACGCCGAGGCCCACGTGCGGGAGGCGCTGCGCCTGGCCGAGGTGCTCGAGGACGGCGACTCGCTGGAAGTGGTCGACGTCGCGGCCGGCGCCCCGCCGTCGTTGGACCACCCCCTGCTCGCCGAGCTCGTTCGGCGCAACCGGCTGGTGGTGCGGGCCAAGCTGGGCTGGACCGACGTGGCCCGCTTCGCGGCGCTCGGTGTGCCGGCCGCCAACCTGGGCCCGGGCGACCCCACCCTCGCCCACACCGCCGGCGAGCGGGTGGAGCGGGCGGCGATCGAGCGGGTGCACGGCGCCCTCGCCGAGCTGCTCACGTCCGGGGCCTGA
- the nrdR gene encoding transcriptional repressor NrdR, giving the protein MRCPVCASLDDKVVDSRQADDGDAIRRRRECLGCGRRFTTYERIEEAPLLVVKSSGEREPFERAKVVAGVRAAAKNRPVTEEQLEELAAEVEEEMRLEAPEVTSERIGLAVLRRLAQLDQVAYVRFASVYKEFASPGDFEREVGLLRKATPSG; this is encoded by the coding sequence GTGCGGTGCCCCGTGTGCGCGAGCCTCGACGACAAGGTGGTCGACTCGCGCCAGGCCGACGACGGCGACGCCATCCGTCGCCGTCGCGAGTGCCTCGGCTGCGGGCGGCGGTTCACCACCTACGAGCGGATCGAGGAGGCGCCGCTGCTGGTGGTGAAGAGCTCGGGCGAGCGCGAACCGTTCGAGCGGGCCAAGGTCGTGGCCGGGGTGAGGGCGGCGGCCAAGAACCGCCCGGTGACCGAGGAGCAGCTGGAGGAGCTGGCGGCCGAGGTCGAGGAGGAGATGCGCCTCGAGGCCCCGGAGGTCACGAGCGAACGGATCGGGCTGGCCGTGCTGCGGCGCCTGGCCCAGCTCGACCAGGTCGCCTACGTCCGCTTCGCCAGCGTGTACAAGGAGTTCGCGAGCCCCGGCGACTTCGAGCGCGAGGTCGGGCTCCTGCGCAAGGCCACCCCCTCCGGCTGA
- a CDS encoding ABC transporter ATP-binding protein, whose amino-acid sequence MGGEVTVVALEGVDLEVDPGELVVVLGPSGSGKTTLLNLIGALDTATEGRITVAGREVTGARRSELFRIRRETVSFIFQSFNLFPGLTALENVQFGADVAGRGNDHQWAASVLDQVGLGDRLRHFPHELSGGEQQRVAIARALATGNPVLLADEPTGELDFRTGVQILELLAAQAEAGRSVLVVTHNREISRIADRVIELSSGRIVHDGPPAGGRAAIADLHW is encoded by the coding sequence ATGGGCGGCGAGGTGACGGTGGTCGCGCTGGAGGGGGTCGACCTCGAGGTCGACCCCGGCGAGTTGGTCGTTGTGCTCGGGCCGTCGGGCAGCGGCAAGACGACCCTGCTGAACCTGATCGGGGCGCTCGACACCGCCACCGAGGGCCGCATCACCGTCGCCGGACGGGAGGTCACGGGCGCCAGGCGCTCCGAGCTGTTCCGCATCCGGCGGGAGACGGTGAGCTTCATCTTCCAGAGCTTCAACCTCTTCCCGGGGCTGACCGCGCTGGAGAACGTGCAGTTCGGGGCGGACGTGGCCGGACGCGGCAACGACCACCAGTGGGCCGCGTCCGTGCTCGACCAGGTCGGCCTGGGCGACCGGCTGCGGCACTTCCCCCACGAGCTGTCCGGCGGCGAGCAGCAGCGAGTGGCCATCGCCCGGGCCCTCGCCACCGGGAACCCCGTCCTGCTCGCCGACGAGCCGACGGGCGAGCTCGACTTCCGCACCGGCGTGCAGATCCTCGAGCTGCTCGCCGCGCAGGCCGAGGCCGGGCGGAGCGTGCTGGTGGTCACCCACAACCGGGAGATCTCGCGGATCGCCGACCGCGTGATCGAGCTGTCGAGCGGCCGGATCGTGCACGACGGCCCACCCGCCGGGGGACGGGCCGCCATCGCCGATCTGCACTGGTAG
- a CDS encoding LysM peptidoglycan-binding domain-containing protein has translation MAAVVCDRRFTRHPDELSPYVGAPAPAALYRRRRLAAVLVAVVVLLAPILAVRTLAATLGGVPASAPEAPLDAPRVHVVQPGDTLWAVAAELTPSGGDVRATVDLLADLNGGAATLQVGQRLLLP, from the coding sequence ATGGCTGCCGTGGTCTGCGACCGCCGCTTCACCCGCCACCCGGACGAGCTGTCACCCTACGTGGGCGCCCCGGCTCCGGCCGCCCTGTACCGGCGGCGCCGGCTGGCGGCGGTGTTGGTGGCCGTCGTGGTGCTGCTGGCGCCCATCCTCGCCGTCCGCACCCTGGCGGCGACCCTCGGGGGCGTGCCCGCCTCCGCCCCCGAGGCACCCCTCGACGCGCCACGTGTCCACGTGGTGCAGCCCGGCGACACGTTGTGGGCCGTGGCGGCCGAGCTCACCCCGTCCGGGGGCGACGTTCGCGCCACCGTCGACCTGCTGGCCGACCTGAACGGCGGCGCCGCCACCCTCCAAGTAGGACAGCGCCTGCTGCTGCCCTGA